The following coding sequences are from one Pasteurellaceae bacterium RH1A window:
- a CDS encoding chorismate synthase has protein sequence MSGNSIGQVFKVTTFGESHGIALGCIVDGVPPNMALSEADLQPDLDRRKPGTSRYTTPRREDDEVQILSGVFEGKTTGTSIGLIIKNGDQRSKDYGDIMDKYRPGHADFTYQQKYGIRDYRGGGRSSARETAMRVAAGAIAKKYLREQFGIEVRGYLSQIGSVKIDPQTVAKIEAIDWQAVNSNPFFCPDPQAVEQFDELIRELKKEGNSIGAKLTVIAENVPVGLGEPVFDRLDADLAHALMSINAVKGVEIGDGFAVVEQKGSEHRDEMTPEGFCSNHAGGILGGISSGQPIIAHIVLKPTSSITVPGRSVNIHNEPVELITKGRHDPCVGIRAVPIAEAMMAIVLLDHLLRHKAQCR, from the coding sequence ATGTCAGGAAATTCAATCGGACAAGTCTTCAAAGTCACCACCTTCGGGGAATCCCACGGGATTGCCCTGGGTTGTATCGTGGACGGCGTGCCGCCTAATATGGCCCTTTCCGAGGCCGATCTACAACCCGATCTAGACCGCCGCAAGCCCGGCACTTCCCGCTACACTACACCCCGCCGGGAAGATGATGAGGTGCAGATTTTATCAGGCGTCTTTGAGGGCAAGACCACCGGCACCAGCATTGGCCTTATCATCAAAAATGGTGACCAACGCTCCAAGGACTATGGCGACATCATGGACAAGTACCGCCCTGGCCATGCTGATTTTACCTACCAGCAAAAATATGGCATTCGGGACTACCGAGGCGGTGGTCGTTCTTCTGCCCGTGAAACCGCCATGCGGGTGGCCGCCGGCGCCATTGCCAAGAAATACCTGCGGGAGCAGTTCGGCATAGAGGTGCGGGGCTACCTGTCCCAAATCGGCTCGGTTAAGATTGATCCGCAAACTGTGGCCAAAATTGAAGCCATTGACTGGCAGGCGGTGAATTCTAATCCCTTTTTCTGCCCAGATCCGCAAGCGGTCGAGCAGTTTGATGAGCTGATTCGAGAGCTCAAAAAAGAGGGCAATTCCATCGGGGCCAAATTAACCGTAATTGCCGAGAATGTACCCGTTGGCCTGGGCGAGCCTGTTTTTGACCGCTTGGATGCGGATTTGGCCCACGCCCTAATGTCCATCAATGCGGTAAAAGGCGTGGAAATTGGCGATGGTTTTGCTGTGGTAGAGCAGAAGGGTTCTGAACATCGGGATGAAATGACCCCAGAGGGTTTTTGTTCCAACCACGCAGGTGGGATCTTGGGTGGCATTAGTTCAGGCCAGCCTATTATTGCCCATATTGTCCTGAAACCAACTTCCAGCATTACCGTGCCGGGCCGTAGTGTTAATATCCATAATGAGCCTGTGGAGCTTATCACAAAAGGCCGCCACGACCCTTGCGTAGGCATTCGAGCTGTACCCATTGCCGAGGCCATGATGGCCATTGTGCTTTTAGATCATTTGCTGCGCCATAAGGCACAATGTCGTTAA
- a CDS encoding penicillin-insensitive murein endopeptidase, which translates to MKLKHLLITSLALTTAVEGFATPWEQIRSPVAGKPQSIGGYSNGCIIGAQPLEIKGTGYQVIRTIRNRYYGHPQLLSYLKSLGQRSHAAGLPPILIGDMGMPAGGRFSSGHASHQTGLDADIWLRFGPMDDKTAHNPAGLATIMVDRNTQRVDERLWTAQHTTLLKLAASDARVDRIFVNPAIKVKLCQTAGSDRAWLRKIRPWYAHDSHFHVRLSCPADAPNCENQAPVPAGDGCGAELYSWFEPAPPSSGVSKPKALPQPPQLCQMMLSQQGLN; encoded by the coding sequence ATGAAACTTAAACATTTACTTATCACAAGCCTTGCCCTCACAACGGCTGTCGAAGGCTTTGCCACCCCTTGGGAGCAAATCCGCAGCCCTGTTGCAGGAAAGCCTCAATCCATCGGCGGTTATAGCAATGGCTGTATTATCGGTGCCCAGCCTCTGGAAATTAAGGGCACGGGCTATCAGGTTATCCGCACCATCCGTAACCGCTATTACGGCCACCCGCAGCTCTTAAGCTATCTTAAAAGCCTGGGCCAACGCAGCCATGCAGCCGGCCTGCCGCCCATTTTAATCGGGGATATGGGTATGCCTGCAGGCGGGCGATTCTCATCAGGCCATGCCAGCCACCAAACTGGCCTGGATGCCGATATTTGGTTGCGTTTCGGCCCTATGGACGACAAAACCGCCCATAACCCAGCCGGCCTGGCCACCATTATGGTTGATCGCAACACTCAACGGGTGGACGAGCGTTTATGGACGGCCCAGCATACCACCTTGCTTAAACTAGCGGCCAGCGATGCCCGAGTGGACAGAATTTTTGTTAATCCTGCCATCAAGGTCAAACTCTGCCAAACGGCAGGCTCTGATCGGGCCTGGCTTCGCAAGATTCGCCCTTGGTATGCCCACGATTCCCACTTCCACGTCCGCCTAAGCTGCCCGGCCGATGCACCGAATTGTGAGAACCAGGCACCTGTACCAGCTGGCGATGGTTGTGGGGCAGAACTCTATTCCTGGTTTGAGCCAGCACCTCCATCTTCAGGTGTGTCCAAGCCCAAAGCCCTGCCACAGCCGCCACAACTTTGCCAGATGATGTTGTCGCAGCAAGGGTTGAACTAA